A genomic region of Leptospira barantonii contains the following coding sequences:
- a CDS encoding protein-disulfide reductase DsbD family protein, whose protein sequence is MYFRAVQNNLLKGRFGVLSLISFLGFNLSLSAETLSGSWFSEIQKSVSEGVSSGAFDWTTGFVLITGGVLASLLPCVYPLYPITVGIVRARGEGSPKILHPAIYYLGLVAVYASFGLIAGFSGGAFNVILRYPIVNLGLSVLIFLLALGSLDLIHLPFFQSKEVRTAQGCGGTFLLGMGAGLLSSPCVGPVVVAILLQITAGSGAITIGSVVLASFKMFLFGVGLGFPFLMIGVFGLSLPKSGKWMRWIQWALGVFVLYFSYTYFQKSLAGWGISDSSIPLVAFGILFLILCLYFFLPEEWNRYVRMKKALFLSGVVLSATALLVLLVPNFGGINSVSATETETETKGNLSWFRTPGKAYTEGQDTGKKVFIDFYADWCTNCKAFEELTQNDSALNEALKGAVLLKVKDNDPIFETYARDPRFEELKIGLPFFVILDADGNLLYKNTDYQDTTTMIRTLKGLP, encoded by the coding sequence GTGTACTTTAGAGCCGTTCAGAACAATCTTCTCAAAGGCCGCTTCGGCGTATTGAGCCTCATTTCCTTTTTGGGTTTCAACCTTTCCCTTTCCGCCGAAACGTTATCCGGTTCTTGGTTTTCCGAAATTCAAAAATCCGTGAGCGAAGGGGTTTCCAGCGGTGCCTTCGATTGGACGACCGGTTTTGTTCTGATCACCGGCGGTGTTCTCGCAAGTCTTTTGCCCTGCGTTTATCCTTTGTATCCGATCACCGTAGGAATCGTAAGAGCGAGAGGAGAGGGTTCTCCTAAAATTCTTCACCCCGCGATTTATTATCTCGGTTTGGTTGCAGTGTATGCTTCGTTCGGATTGATCGCCGGTTTTTCGGGAGGAGCGTTTAACGTGATTCTCCGTTATCCGATCGTAAATCTCGGACTTTCCGTTCTTATCTTTTTATTGGCCCTCGGTTCTCTCGATCTCATTCATCTTCCATTTTTCCAATCCAAAGAAGTCAGAACCGCACAAGGATGCGGCGGAACCTTCCTATTAGGAATGGGCGCCGGGCTTCTTTCTTCTCCTTGTGTCGGGCCCGTTGTGGTCGCGATTCTTTTGCAGATCACCGCGGGTTCGGGAGCGATCACGATCGGTTCGGTGGTCCTCGCTTCGTTTAAGATGTTTTTATTCGGAGTCGGTTTGGGTTTTCCGTTTTTGATGATCGGAGTTTTCGGTTTGAGTCTGCCCAAGTCCGGTAAATGGATGCGTTGGATTCAATGGGCGCTCGGAGTTTTCGTATTATATTTTTCTTATACGTATTTTCAAAAGTCCCTTGCCGGTTGGGGAATCTCCGATTCTTCGATTCCTCTCGTTGCATTCGGAATTCTTTTTCTGATTCTTTGTTTATACTTTTTTCTTCCGGAAGAATGGAACCGCTACGTAAGAATGAAGAAGGCTTTGTTTCTCAGCGGGGTCGTTTTATCCGCAACGGCGCTTCTGGTTCTTTTGGTTCCGAATTTCGGCGGAATCAATTCCGTATCCGCGACCGAAACGGAAACGGAAACGAAGGGAAATCTTTCCTGGTTTAGAACTCCGGGTAAGGCGTACACGGAAGGTCAGGACACGGGTAAAAAAGTTTTTATCGATTTTTATGCGGACTGGTGTACGAACTGCAAGGCTTTTGAAGAACTCACTCAAAACGATTCCGCTTTGAACGAGGCGTTGAAAGGCGCGGTTCTTTTAAAGGTCAAGGACAACGATCCGATCTTCGAGACCTATGCGAGAGATCCCCGTTTTGAAGAACTTAAGATCGGCCTTCCTTTTTTTGTGATCCTCGACGCGGATGGAAATCTGTTGTATAAGAATACGGATTATCAGGACACAACCACGATGATCCGCACTTTAAAAGGATTACCATAA
- a CDS encoding prolipoprotein diacylglyceryl transferase, with the protein MIDRIPVPFLKQFFNWDGPSTFSILMMLGFLAASYLLPKELKRRGLVPEDSDWLLLLGILGTLVGAKIFFVFEIWDQIFVETPGFDGKYLYPLTHWYGFPGRMALWDNLFSGSGLVFYGGFLFGILFIVLYMKYFNRDIPSYLDAAVPSMAIGYAIGRLGCWVSGDGCYGFATEMRIPLLVFDYHGAHPSGVPVWNTPLIESIISFLFFLYFQYWAKDQNFKKFSIGAQYLILHGFARLMVEFLRVNKAVFPFIDPPSIVNIPNAEQNPAFLNQYYWHGFSQSQWVSVAIIVIGAIFLIKGRLWEKEGAAA; encoded by the coding sequence ATGATCGATAGAATTCCAGTGCCGTTTCTCAAACAATTCTTCAATTGGGACGGACCGTCCACGTTCAGCATCCTGATGATGTTGGGTTTTTTAGCCGCTTCTTATCTTCTTCCTAAAGAATTAAAACGAAGAGGTCTCGTGCCGGAAGATTCGGATTGGCTTCTTCTTTTGGGAATCCTCGGAACCTTGGTCGGCGCGAAAATCTTTTTTGTATTCGAAATCTGGGATCAGATCTTCGTGGAAACTCCGGGCTTCGACGGAAAGTATTTATATCCTCTCACACATTGGTACGGTTTTCCGGGAAGAATGGCTCTTTGGGACAATTTGTTTTCGGGAAGCGGTCTTGTTTTCTACGGAGGATTTCTTTTCGGAATTCTTTTTATCGTTCTTTATATGAAGTATTTCAACCGCGACATTCCTTCGTATCTCGACGCCGCGGTTCCGAGTATGGCGATCGGTTACGCGATCGGAAGGTTGGGTTGTTGGGTTTCGGGCGACGGTTGTTACGGCTTTGCGACCGAGATGAGAATTCCTCTTTTGGTTTTCGATTATCACGGAGCGCATCCGTCCGGGGTTCCCGTTTGGAACACTCCTCTCATCGAATCCATCATTTCGTTTTTATTCTTTCTTTACTTCCAGTATTGGGCAAAGGATCAGAACTTTAAAAAGTTTTCCATCGGCGCTCAGTATTTGATTCTTCACGGGTTCGCGAGATTGATGGTGGAATTTTTGAGAGTCAACAAAGCGGTGTTCCCGTTTATCGATCCTCCTTCGATCGTAAACATTCCGAACGCGGAACAAAATCCGGCTTTCTTAAATCAGTATTACTGGCACGGGTTTTCCCAATCACAATGGGTATCCGTTGCGATCATCGTAATCGGGGCGATCTTTTTGATCAAGGGTAGACTTTGGGAAAAAGAAGGAGCGGCCGCGTAA